In the Alphaproteobacteria bacterium genome, one interval contains:
- the hslU gene encoding ATP-dependent protease ATPase subunit HslU — MTSLTPREIASELDRFIVGQDDAKRAVAIALRNRWRRQQLPLELREEVLPKNILMIGPTGVGKTEIARRLAKLAQAPFIKVEATKFTEIGYVGRDVEQIIRDLIEIAIQMTRERLREEVKVKAETHAEERVLDALVGASASPETRQKFRHLLHDGELDEKEIELQVADTSGMSMPTFDVPGMPGAQMGMMNLGDMFGKAFGQRTKARKMTVAEAYTVLIQEESDKLLDMDKVVREATEMVEQNGIVFIDEIDKICARSDHHGADVSREGVQRDLLPLIEGTSVSTKHGTIKTDHILFITSGAFHLAKPSDLLPELQGRLPIRVELKALTKDDFVRILTEPEANLIRQSKAMMETESVTLNFTDDAIQEIATLAAEVNQSVENIGARRLHTILEKLMEDISFKASEMAGETITITDKDVRDKVSDLAHNADLSKFIL; from the coding sequence ATGACTTCCCTGACCCCCCGTGAAATTGCCAGTGAGCTCGACCGCTTTATCGTCGGCCAAGATGATGCGAAACGAGCCGTAGCCATTGCTTTGCGCAATCGGTGGCGCCGCCAGCAATTGCCATTAGAATTAAGAGAAGAAGTTTTGCCCAAGAACATTCTCATGATTGGACCGACGGGCGTTGGAAAAACTGAAATTGCCCGCCGTCTGGCGAAGCTTGCTCAAGCGCCATTCATCAAAGTAGAGGCTACAAAGTTCACGGAAATTGGCTATGTGGGGCGGGATGTGGAGCAAATCATTCGAGATCTGATCGAAATCGCGATTCAAATGACGCGCGAACGGTTGCGTGAAGAAGTGAAAGTTAAGGCTGAAACGCACGCGGAAGAGCGTGTTTTGGATGCGCTTGTGGGGGCGAGTGCGAGTCCGGAGACACGTCAAAAGTTCCGGCATCTCCTTCATGATGGGGAGTTGGATGAGAAGGAAATTGAACTCCAGGTTGCGGACACCAGCGGTATGAGCATGCCAACCTTCGATGTGCCTGGCATGCCTGGTGCGCAAATGGGCATGATGAATTTGGGCGATATGTTTGGCAAAGCCTTTGGGCAACGGACAAAGGCCCGGAAAATGACCGTTGCAGAAGCCTATACGGTTTTGATCCAAGAAGAAAGTGACAAGCTTTTGGATATGGATAAGGTGGTCCGGGAAGCCACAGAAATGGTTGAACAAAATGGGATCGTTTTTATTGATGAAATCGATAAGATTTGTGCACGTTCCGATCACCATGGGGCCGATGTGAGTCGGGAAGGGGTACAGCGAGATCTCCTGCCTCTTATTGAAGGCACAAGTGTTTCTACAAAGCATGGAACCATCAAAACAGACCATATATTGTTTATTACGTCTGGGGCCTTTCATTTGGCCAAACCGTCCGATTTGCTGCCTGAATTGCAAGGTCGTCTTCCTATTCGAGTTGAACTCAAGGCCCTGACGAAAGATGACTTCGTTCGTATTTTAACGGAACCTGAAGCCAACCTTATTCGTCAATCTAAAGCTATGATGGAAACCGAATCCGTTACGCTCAATTTCACAGATGATGCGATTCAAGAGATTGCAACCTTAGCGGCTGAGGTGAATCAGTCGGTGGAAAACATTGGCGCGCGCCGCCTACACACGATTCTTGAAAAATTGATGGAAGACATCAGCTTCAAAGCCTCCGAAATGGCGGGAGAGACCATTACCATCACGGACAAAGACGTGCGGGATAAGGTCTCTGATTTGGCCCACAACGCGGATCTTTCAAAGTTTATTTTGTAA
- a CDS encoding efflux RND transporter periplasmic adaptor subunit: MKLIQIRQYITRNPLSIIIGVFVVLFIGRANLFHAEPAPIVTPIPKVKVKEMKATPLVTSIQLNGHTLADRTVTLKAKTGGRILSLLVKKGQKVDTGQDIILIDAEDRPARLAEAKAKLEQRSLEFKADTKLEERAFKAQNALAASKADYEAAKSLLVAIEQEIQDTHIKAPFKSILEDTFVELGDVVNVGDKVATIIDLDPLKVICNISEKDISRIHLNGEAEIILPALDNHKLLGRVTYIAKDAEPKTRTYRVEIQTDNPDMDIPAGLTARINFPTKSTNGYLISPSTISLRDNGTIGVKAIADGKVVFHPIEIIESKPEGLLVAGLPDSITLITTGGDFVVEGQSVHTSLEPSEPPVKST; encoded by the coding sequence GTGAAATTGATCCAAATTCGTCAGTATATAACCCGCAATCCCTTGTCGATTATTATTGGGGTTTTTGTGGTGTTATTCATAGGACGCGCAAACTTATTTCATGCCGAACCAGCCCCGATTGTTACACCCATCCCAAAAGTCAAGGTGAAGGAGATGAAGGCGACACCCTTGGTGACAAGTATCCAGTTGAATGGACATACCCTTGCAGATCGCACTGTCACCCTAAAAGCCAAAACGGGCGGGCGTATACTATCGCTCCTTGTCAAGAAGGGGCAAAAGGTTGATACAGGACAAGACATTATTCTGATTGATGCAGAAGATCGTCCCGCACGCTTAGCAGAAGCAAAGGCAAAACTGGAGCAACGATCCCTTGAATTTAAAGCTGACACGAAATTGGAGGAAAGGGCCTTCAAGGCGCAAAATGCTCTCGCGGCAAGTAAAGCCGACTATGAGGCTGCAAAAAGTTTACTGGTCGCCATTGAACAGGAAATTCAAGATACTCATATAAAGGCCCCCTTCAAGAGTATTTTGGAAGATACATTTGTCGAACTGGGAGATGTGGTCAATGTCGGGGATAAGGTCGCAACAATCATTGATCTGGATCCCTTGAAGGTTATTTGTAACATCTCTGAAAAAGATATTTCTCGCATTCACCTTAATGGAGAAGCTGAAATCATCCTCCCCGCCCTTGACAATCATAAGCTGTTGGGGCGGGTGACATATATTGCGAAGGATGCTGAACCGAAGACGCGTACCTATCGTGTTGAAATACAGACAGATAATCCCGACATGGACATACCGGCGGGCCTGACTGCGCGCATTAATTTTCCGACGAAAAGTACGAATGGCTATTTAATTTCACCATCGACCATAAGCTTAAGGGATAATGGTACGATCGGTGTGAAAGCTATTGCGGACGGGAAAGTTGTATTTCATCCCATTGAAATTATTGAATCCAAACCAGAAGGTCTCCTCGTTGCAGGCTTGCCCGATAGCATTACACTGATTACAACAGGCGGCGATTTTGTTGTTGAGGGCCAATCAGTGCATACATCTCTTGAGCCTTCTGAACCACCGGTAAAATCCACATGA
- a CDS encoding efflux RND transporter permease subunit, with protein MNGLIAAALSRTRTVLSILALFIIWGSIAYWKIPKESTPDVKIPIIYVSLIHEGISPQDSQRLLLRPLEQELHNIEGVKEMRSTAFEGGGNIVLEFTAGFNSDRARSDVRDRVDLAKPKLPLETKEPIITEINLSLFPVLVVKLSGQIPHRTLYHMARELRDEIEGSLSSVRKAEIMGDQKDVVEILIDPTKVEGYGLAFDEVIMNFSMNNQLIPAGNIEMKTGRFAIKVPGVLESIQDIQRLPVATFQDAVIELKEIAEVRRTFKDLESIVRDQGKAAVSLEISKRTGENLIQTIEDVKAIVDAQKKKWPEHVIVAYQNDQSHHIRDMLNDLQNNLILAIILVMGIIVMSLGWRSSLLVGVAVPGSFLMGIMIISLMGLTVNIVVLFSLIFAVGMLVDGAIIVVEYADLKIEEGVPPGPAYLHAAQRMAWPVITSIITIIVVFMPLLFWPGVPGQFMKFMPITLIAVLSASILMALIFIPAIGQLLKPPPGHIPLKKVSNEPIELKGLMAQYLRVLKFALDHPKRIILGAIVILILAKTAYSHFGRGVEFFPNVEPEIAAIQIQGRGNLSITDKDDLVRLVEAKILPMKELKSVYTRTGTFTGSGADLPEDVIGTITVEFIDWRKRRPADIILDEIDKNTKDIPGIHVAVQKEKSGPPAQKPINIELCAPEASLLKPALLILKKHLKGMAGVTSISDNLPIPGIEWQLTIDRGQAAKFDANVRQVGNAIKLVTNGVTVATFRPEDARDEVDIVVRYTPPFRVLDQLDTLKIQTKEGLMPISNFVTRKPEPKISKIDRVDGHEVLTLNADVVPGALVADQITEIRAALPKLNLDPGVNVKFKGEEKDRQESMIFLMQAFMVAIFMIAIILVTQFNSFFSTGLVLSAVVLSSVGIFVGLLVHNLAFGIVMGGIGVIALAGIIVSNNILLIDTYDLMIAQIKKPTLAQYREVIIHTCLQRVRPVILTKLATILGLLPIMLGINIDFINFEITVGAPSTQWWHLLSVCIVYGVLFASSLTLLVTPSALMLRAMRRCKEEK; from the coding sequence ATGAATGGGTTAATTGCAGCTGCTTTATCTCGCACCCGCACGGTCTTATCTATTTTGGCCCTATTCATCATATGGGGGTCGATTGCCTATTGGAAAATTCCCAAGGAATCAACCCCTGATGTCAAAATACCCATCATTTATGTTTCCTTGATTCATGAGGGGATCTCTCCTCAAGATTCCCAAAGACTCTTACTTCGCCCGCTTGAGCAAGAACTTCATAATATTGAAGGCGTGAAAGAGATGCGCTCCACAGCTTTTGAGGGTGGGGGCAACATTGTTTTAGAATTTACCGCAGGATTTAATTCAGATCGCGCGCGCTCTGATGTGCGAGATCGGGTAGATCTTGCTAAACCAAAACTCCCTTTAGAAACAAAAGAACCCATTATTACAGAGATTAATCTCAGTCTATTTCCTGTCCTCGTTGTCAAGCTTTCCGGTCAAATTCCGCACCGCACGCTCTACCACATGGCGCGAGAACTGCGAGATGAAATTGAAGGAAGTCTGTCCAGCGTTCGAAAAGCGGAAATTATGGGAGACCAGAAGGACGTTGTCGAGATCCTCATTGACCCCACAAAGGTGGAAGGGTATGGGCTGGCTTTTGATGAAGTTATCATGAATTTTTCCATGAACAATCAGTTAATTCCAGCGGGAAATATTGAAATGAAGACGGGGCGCTTTGCCATCAAGGTGCCCGGTGTATTGGAAAGTATTCAAGATATTCAAAGACTTCCCGTAGCAACATTTCAAGACGCTGTGATTGAGTTGAAAGAGATTGCCGAGGTGCGACGTACTTTTAAAGACCTTGAAAGTATTGTTCGAGATCAAGGAAAGGCCGCTGTATCTCTGGAAATTTCGAAGCGAACCGGGGAAAACCTCATTCAGACGATTGAGGATGTGAAAGCAATCGTTGATGCACAAAAGAAGAAATGGCCGGAGCATGTGATCGTCGCTTATCAAAACGATCAATCCCACCATATCCGGGATATGTTAAATGATCTCCAAAACAACCTCATCCTCGCCATTATTTTGGTTATGGGAATTATCGTGATGAGTCTTGGATGGAGGTCTTCTCTTTTGGTCGGTGTGGCCGTTCCCGGCTCCTTCTTAATGGGCATCATGATTATTTCACTGATGGGCTTAACCGTTAACATTGTGGTTCTGTTTAGCTTGATTTTTGCGGTCGGCATGTTGGTGGATGGTGCCATTATTGTGGTTGAATATGCGGATCTCAAAATAGAGGAAGGCGTGCCACCGGGTCCTGCGTATCTTCATGCTGCACAACGGATGGCGTGGCCTGTTATAACTTCAATTATTACGATTATTGTCGTCTTTATGCCCTTGTTGTTTTGGCCAGGGGTGCCCGGGCAATTTATGAAGTTTATGCCCATCACCTTAATTGCGGTTTTGAGTGCCTCGATTTTGATGGCCTTGATCTTTATTCCAGCGATTGGTCAGCTGTTGAAGCCACCGCCAGGGCACATCCCTCTAAAGAAGGTCTCCAATGAACCCATAGAACTTAAAGGTCTGATGGCCCAGTACTTAAGAGTTTTGAAGTTCGCCTTAGATCATCCCAAGCGCATTATTTTGGGGGCGATTGTCATTTTGATATTGGCTAAGACGGCCTATTCCCATTTTGGTCGAGGTGTGGAGTTTTTTCCAAATGTGGAACCGGAAATTGCTGCCATTCAGATTCAAGGGCGGGGTAATTTATCCATAACAGATAAGGACGACTTGGTTCGTCTTGTTGAAGCCAAAATCTTGCCTATGAAAGAATTGAAGTCCGTTTACACACGTACGGGCACTTTCACGGGAAGTGGCGCGGACCTTCCAGAAGACGTGATCGGCACCATCACGGTTGAGTTTATTGATTGGCGCAAGCGCCGCCCTGCGGATATCATATTAGATGAGATTGATAAAAATACAAAAGACATCCCCGGCATTCACGTTGCTGTTCAAAAGGAAAAGAGTGGACCGCCTGCTCAAAAGCCGATCAATATTGAATTGTGTGCGCCAGAGGCTTCTCTCTTAAAGCCTGCTCTTCTCATTTTGAAAAAGCACCTGAAGGGTATGGCCGGTGTTACAAGTATATCCGATAACCTCCCCATCCCAGGTATTGAGTGGCAGTTGACCATTGACCGGGGCCAGGCAGCTAAATTTGATGCCAATGTCCGACAAGTGGGCAATGCCATCAAGTTGGTCACCAACGGGGTGACCGTTGCCACGTTCCGACCGGAAGATGCGCGAGATGAGGTTGATATCGTTGTGAGATATACGCCCCCCTTCAGGGTGTTGGATCAGTTGGATACCTTAAAGATACAAACCAAAGAAGGCCTGATGCCTATCAGCAACTTTGTGACCAGAAAGCCGGAGCCCAAGATTAGTAAGATTGATCGGGTCGATGGGCATGAGGTGTTAACATTAAATGCGGATGTTGTGCCCGGTGCCCTTGTTGCGGATCAAATTACAGAAATACGCGCTGCGCTTCCCAAGCTGAATCTCGATCCCGGGGTTAACGTCAAATTTAAAGGGGAAGAAAAGGACCGACAAGAGTCTATGATCTTTTTAATGCAAGCGTTCATGGTCGCGATTTTTATGATCGCCATAATATTAGTCACGCAATTTAATAGTTTCTTCAGTACAGGCCTTGTCTTGAGTGCGGTTGTCCTGTCAAGTGTCGGTATCTTTGTGGGGTTGCTTGTGCACAATTTGGCATTTGGAATTGTCATGGGCGGCATCGGCGTCATTGCACTCGCGGGGATTATTGTCTCTAACAACATCCTTTTGATCGATACTTATGATCTCATGATTGCGCAGATTAAAAAGCCAACCCTGGCTCAATATCGCGAAGTCATCATCCATACCTGTCTACAGCGTGTGCGCCCCGTGATCTTAACTAAATTGGCGACAATTCTTGGTTTGTTGCCGATTATGTTGGGGATTAATATTGACTTTATCAACTTCGAAATTACGGTTGGGGCGCCCTCGACCCAATGGTGGCACCTCTTATCTGTGTGTATCGTTTATGGTGTTTTGTTTGCTTCCAGTCTCACGCTTCTTGTGACACCATCTGCGCTCATGTTACGGGCGATGCGAAGGTGCAAAGAGGAGAAGTAA
- the hslV gene encoding ATP-dependent protease subunit HslV, with protein MSTSSNLPSWHGTTIVCVRKNNKVVIAGDGQVTLGATVIKSQARKVRRIGDGKVIAGFAGATADAFALFERLEAKLEKYPSQLARACVEMAKDWRTDRYLRRLEAMMAVADSSVSLVLTGNGDVLEPEDGLIGIGSGGSFALAAARALMTVDDMDAETIARRSIEIAADICIYTNKNITIESL; from the coding sequence ATGAGTACGTCTTCGAATCTACCCTCGTGGCATGGGACAACAATTGTATGTGTTCGCAAAAACAACAAGGTCGTTATTGCCGGTGATGGTCAAGTTACCTTGGGGGCCACTGTCATTAAATCTCAAGCGCGAAAAGTACGCCGCATTGGGGATGGTAAAGTGATTGCTGGATTTGCAGGGGCCACTGCTGATGCGTTTGCCCTTTTTGAACGCCTCGAAGCCAAGCTTGAAAAATATCCCAGCCAATTGGCACGCGCTTGTGTGGAAATGGCGAAGGACTGGCGAACGGACCGTTATCTGCGTCGCCTGGAGGCCATGATGGCGGTTGCAGATTCTTCTGTTTCTTTGGTTTTAACGGGGAACGGAGATGTGTTAGAGCCGGAAGATGGGCTCATTGGCATTGGATCCGGCGGATCTTTTGCGCTGGCTGCAGCAAGAGCCCTCATGACCGTCGACGATATGGACGCAGAAACCATTGCTCGGCGATCCATTGAAATTGCTGCCGACATTTGCATCTACACCAATAAAAATATCACCATAGAGAGTTTGTAA